In Lampris incognitus isolate fLamInc1 chromosome 13, fLamInc1.hap2, whole genome shotgun sequence, the genomic stretch TGATGCAATTATAAGCCCGAAAATGCTTATTTGCTCATTTGCAGTATTTTGTGTCTTAGTGAAATTCCTCACCAGCAGGTGAAATTGTCAGTACAGTGCCCAAATGATTTTTGGAGATTTATTTTGTGCTGTTTTCAAAGCTTGAGGAAATATTTTACTCACCATAGCAGTGCTGTTATTGAAAATTACAAACTATTATTTTAACACTTACAGTAAATTGTAGCTCTGAGACAAATGCTGCCATAGTTGAACATCTGCTTTCTTTTTATACATAAACCATTCATggctgcacggtggcgcagtggttagcgtggtcgcctcactgcaagaaggttctgggttcgagccccggggtagtccaaccttgggggtcgtcccgggtcgtcctctgtgtggagtttgcatgttctctccgtgtctgtgtgggtttcctccgggtgctccggtttcctcccacagtccaaagacatgtaggtcaggtgactcggccgtactaaattgtccataggtgtgtgtgtgtgtgtgtgtgtgtgtgtgtgtgtgtgtgtgtgtgtgggtcctgtgtgatggcctggcggcctgtccaggtgtctccccacgtgccgcccagtgactgctgggataggctccagcatccccgcgaccctgagagtaggataattggttcggataatggatggatggacataaacCATTCAAAGATTCATTAACCACTCGTGACTGAAGCAGCTAGATAcagatttttaaatattttgtactccagctctcttttaacttatttttagcttttggtcttcatgtgtgtatatatcttatactgtgtttgctgtgtttgtgtgtgtctgtcttgcactgttaggtgaagccacagccctcatttcatttttaacatgtttctgcacattgtttttaatgacaataaattgaattgaattgaattgaatggacTGCATTTGTATAGCActgctagctgcaacagccactcaaagtgctttacaattactGCCTCATATTCACCCACTTACACACATACTCCTACACCgatggtggtgtcaaccatgcaaggtaacaaccagctcattgggagcagttaggcCGTTAGGTGTCTTTCTCAGCTACACCTCggcatttttgccaggaggaggaGCCGAAGATCGAACAGCAACCCTACAGTTAGCAGACAACCTACTACCACCCTCAAGTACAATTAGCCTTTCCAGATCTGTAAAGGCTAATTGCAGACTACATCCTTATGTAGAGTTTCTTAAACATCATACTCTAAAAGGACTTGCGTTGTCATTTGAGTATTGATGACCTCTTTTGATAGCACTGACATACCATGGTGTCATTTGTTTTACCTTTACACGTTTCAGGAAGGTCCTATCAGGCCAGTATTGGAATGTATTAATCTACTGAGTGATAGTGAGGAAGAAGCAGGTACACGGACAACAGATGCGGTAAGATTCTAGAAATAAAGATGGCTGTAGAAAGGAGGAGGCCAACTATTGCTGATGATTGTTGGCTTCTAAAGATTCCTCACTAAGTTTTTGAATTGATTTTGCATTTCTCTTTTCTTGTAGATTGAAGATGAGGTCAACCGTCAGAAAGCACAAGTGACGTCTACTCTGGAAAGACTAGCACGCCAAGTGGCTGAAGGGAAAAAGGAAAAAGCCGATAAATTCAGAGCTTTCAAGGTGACGGTGCCTCAAGATGAAGCAGGGTGCATTCATTTTGAGGCTTTAGAAACTCGACACACACTGTGACTCCAGTTGTCTGGTTCAGCTGAATGGTTTCTACAAACCTTTTCAACAAAAGCCacacagggggcgtccgggtagcgtggcagtctagtctgttgcctaccaacacggagatcgccggttcgaatccccgtattacctccagcttggtcgggtgtccctgcagacacaattggccgtgtctgcgggtgggaagccggatgtgggtatgtgtcctggtggctgcactagcgcctcctctggtcggtcggggcacctgttcgggggatagggggggaatagcgtgatcctcccacgtgctacgtcccctggtgaaactcctcactgtcaggtgaaaagaagcggctggtgactccacatgtatgggaggaggcatgtggtagtctgcagccctccccggatcagcagagggggcggggcagagaccgggacggctcggaagagtggggtaattggccaagtacaattggggagaaaatcaaaagaaagaaaacacacacagtgACATGGATGCCGGTGCTggtgttcttgagcccaaacgagAGTGCAAAACTGAAGATATAAATGTTTTCAGAAACAGAAACACAATATATCTGTTTCTTAATTTTTGTTTCCAATCTTTCGGCGCCTCACCGGATTTTAACCATGCTATTAGAGCCATGGTAGTATAAATCTTCTTGTTTCTTTGTACCCAAGTGTAGGCCCCTCTAGTCTCTTTCCAGATAAAATATTCAAAGGGAAATTACACTCCAGAGTTCAGACTGTAGTCAGCGATGAGGGACGTTTCAGTGATCATTGCATTCAAACTTAAACATTTTGGATTACTTGGGAGTTTGCAGAGTTTGGGCTGAACCTGAAACATGAACCTAATTTCCATACTTTTGTTCTGTGAAGAGGTGGATTGTTAGCAAAGGAGGTGTGAACCCTCTGCCGCCCAGTTTTTTCCATAGTTGGAATCATAATGACTGGTAATTTTATAACTGCCAAAAAGAGTTGCTGTGATGATTATAGTGATAATAGAAAAACTAGTCTTCCTTTTGGAGGGTTAAGCTTTTAGTATTCATGGCAgggaatcagaatcatatttatttgaAAGTACAAGGAGATAGAAGGAATTTGTCTTAATATGTTCATGCAAGggggaaaaattaacagtaaatggTTAAGTTAAAAAGAACAAGTAAAATACATGcactcaagataaaataaaagtaaGGTGCAATTAACACCGGTTCAGTGAGTGAGACCAAGCAGTTACATGCTTGGTCTCACTTCTGCACGGTTAACTTGAGCTAAAGATCTACTGCCAGAGCTTAACTGCTGCTGAAATACCTGCAACACATCTGTTCTGGGGCGGCAcggaggcgcagtggttagcgcggtcgcctcacagcaagaaggttctgggttcgagccccggggtagtccaaccttgggggtcgtcccaggtcatcctctatgtggagtttgcatgttctccccgtgtctgtgtgggtttcctccggggactccggtttcctcctacagtccaaagacatgtaggtcaggtgaatcggccgtactacattgcccctaggtgtgaatatgtgtgtgtgtgtctgtgtgtgtgtgtgtgtgtgtgtaatccagttagtcaagtaaattttctatgagacagtacaagcctgtttcatgctatgttTCATGTCAGACAGGCCGACATATATATGTatttaaatatgtatatatatgtatgtatacacacacacacacacacatatatatatatatatatatatatatatatatatatatatatatatatatatatgcacacacacatatatatatatacgtatatatgtgggccctgtgatggcccggcggcctgtccagggtgtctccccacctgccgcccaatgactgctgggataggctctccagcatcctgcgaccctgagagcaggataagcggtttggatgatggatggacatttgttgtgtttatgttgtaaTGGGATCAAATCGGAGCCTGAGGAAGTGAAGGACAACTAGGACAGTgacagtgccacctagtggtcagaacTGATTTGCACGAAGCATTATTTCACTATTGCTTCTTCACTCAGGTTTGACGTGTTGTTGGGTGTTTAATGTCGTATGTAACATGtttgttttaacttttttttcatttcaggaAAAACAAATCTCCCAAAGAACTCATGGGCAACAGGAAATTGCTTTGAGCTCTGAAAATGGAAACAGTGAGGATGCCAAGCGTTGTGTGGACATGTGGTTGAAGATGCCAGGTACGTTTTTATTCCAGGTGGAAAAAAGCTTCTGATGTAAAACATCCATATGTGTCTCTTCTCAAAAGGCAAGGATTCTGACGAGCCGTGTGGGGATCTGTGGTACCTTGTCATCTCTGTGTCATTAATGTCCAGCATCTCcagtctcctttttttttttttagaaatttatttctgatttttcccttttttcctcccaatttagcggccggtcgatccctattctagttcaaactcccaccctcataCTACATGCGTtcaccagctgcatctctccggccggcagtctggaaggagacgcctcgccactttcgtgacaaggcgactccaggccgaaccactgctttttccgacacacacagaaacgcattcatgtgacgaacacaagccgactccgcccccctcccgaagacagcgctgccaattattgctgcttcatcgagtccggccatagtcggatctgacgagaccgggacgcgaaccccggtccccagtgggcaactgcatcgacacaaagccgatgcttagaccgctacaccaccgtggaccagtCCAGTGGTCTTATGTTAGTTCTGTGTGTTGTATTCTCATTTATATCTTTTTATTCATTTCTGCAATGACCTAATTCCCCCTGTAGGGGTCATTTAAATTTGAGCTCGTTTTTTCAAGCTCTTTAGGAGCAACAGTCTGTTCCAGTTAAAGTTTAACAAAAGCACTGTGGCAAATGGTTTTTCTGTATTTTTGTCTCAACTCAGGCATTCGACCCGGAGGGACCACCGCCGGTTCAAATGGGAGGCACGGTCATACCTCTTACCGCAGCAACATGTCAACCAGTCTCACCTGCCCAGTCCTCAATTGTGGAAGAGTTTACGACAACGTGCATCTCCTCGAAGGTCACCTAAAGAGGTAGTGATTTTCAATATGTTTGTATTGTAGTGCTTTAAATTGTGTTGCTTGATTAATGCAAAATGCATAATTCTGAACAAAATGCCATGTGTGTAGGTTTGATCACTCCCCTTGTGATCCAACCATCAACCTTAAAGGAGGCCCATCCGAGCGCTTTGCCTGCGTCGCATGTGGTCAGCATTTTGATACCGAAGAAGCGTGGAGAGTTCATGTGCAGTCTAAGGTTGGCTTCTCCAACACTCATGAAGTGCGTCTGTTTTTACAGTACAACCTGGGTTGAAAGTGTAGGTTGCTGCGCGGTGTTGGTGTGTAGCTCTGAGTGGCATGTGGCATAATGATTCCTTTTAGAAAAACATGCAAAAGTGAGTGATGGTGGAATGTCTTGTGTGTTTATTACAGGTGTTTTCTCCCAGCGCTGAAGGCCACACCATCAGTCAGCCCTGTCAGCTGATCGTGTGCTTTGCCTGCCCTGCCTGCTACCTCCTCTTCAACATCCGGGATGAGTGCCTCCAACACATGTCCGCCAAAAACCACTTCACACAGTCCTTCCCTATGAATGGTAGGGATTCACTGTATATTTGCATTTAATGAAAATTAAACCTTTCTTTGTGTGTATGTTCACTAGAACCTCACGTAACTAAACCTCAGACCTCCAAACTGAAACGTTATAAGGAATGACGAATCATATTTGATCCATTCATCTGATCCAGTTTCCCCCATGGATCAGAAAAGTTTCATTGGATCTGAGTGATCTTTTGTGACAAGATGTGCAATTTAACAGCAAGCACATCTGTGCAGGGCATTTTAAAGTTATTTATGCATTCATAATTTTGAATTATTTTTGATCTTGTGCTCCCATTTAATTTTATTCAAATTTTCAATTtacgttagccccccccccccccactcctgagCTATGTATTTAGTAAAGTTGTTCAGGTtgtgtgtatataaaaaaaagaaaaaaactgaccAACTTCCAAAATACCATTTGTCTTGTTTGTCAAAgcaacctcaggaagagcactgCCGATCCCCATTCCACAACATGCCAAAAACCATCTTGTCACCTTGTGCAAGGATGTCCATTTCAGTGTCTACTGCTCGATGTGCTACAAAGTACTGAATTCGCACCAGGTGGCTCAGGCACATttcaagtaagtgtgtgtgtgtgtgtgtgtgtgtgtgtgtgtgtgtgtgtgtgtgtgtgtgtgtgtgtttgtgtgtgtgttcgtgttgtTTGAAGAAATATGTGGGATAGCTTGAAAGTTTTGGCTGCATGGTTACTAGGTAGTTGTGCTGCGTGCTTACTAGGTAATTGTGCTGCATGTTTACCAGGTAGTTGTGCTGCGTGGTTACTAGGTAGTTGTGCTGCATGGTAGTTGCGCTGTGTGGTTACTAGGTAGTTGTGCTGCATGGTTACTAGGTAGTTGGGCTGCATGGCTACTAGGTAGTTGTGCTGCGTGGTTACTAGTGTGGTTAATAGGTAGTTGTGCTGCATGGTTACTAGGTAGTTGTGCTGCATGGTTACTAGGTAGTTGCGCTGCGTGGTTACTAGGTAGTTGCGCTGCATGGTTACTAGGTAGTTGTGCTGCATGGTTACTAGGTAGTTGCGCTTCATGGTTACTAGGTAGTTGCGCTGCATGATTACTAGGTAGTTGCGCTGCGTGGTTACTAGGTAGTTGCGCTGCATGGTTACTAGGTAGTTGTGCTGCATGGTTACTAGGTAGTTGTGCTGCATGGTTACTAGGTAGTTGTGCTGCATGGTTACTAGGTAGTTGTGCTGCATGGTTAATAGGTAGTTGCGCTGCGTGGTTAATAGGTAGTTGTGCTGCATGGTTAATAGGTAGTTGTGCTGCATGGTTACTAGGTAGTTGTGCTGCGTGGTTACTAGGTAGTTGTGCTGCATGGTTACTAGGTAGTTGCGCTGCGTGGTTACTAGGTAGTTGGGCTGCATGGTTACTAGGTAGTTGGGCTGCATGGTTACAAGGTAGTTGTGCTGTGTGGTTAATAGGTAGTTGTGCTGTGTGGTTAATAGGTAGTTGTGCTGCGTGGTTACTAGGTAGTTGCGCTGCGTGGTTACTAGGTAGTTGCGCTGCATGATTACTAGCTAGTTGCGCTGCGTGGTTACTAGGTAGTTGCGCTGCATGGTTACTAGGTAGTTGCGCTGCATGGTTACTAGGTAGTTGCGCTGCATGGTTACTAGGTAGTTGGGCTGCATGGTTACAAGGTAGTTGTGCTGCGTGGTTAATAGGTAGTTGTGCTGCATGGTTACTAGGTAGTTGGGCTGCATGGTTACAAGGTAGTTGTGCTGTGTGGTTAATAGGTAGTTGTGCTGCATGGTTACTAGGTAGTTGTGCTGCGTGGTTACTAGGTAGTTGTGCTGCATGGTTACTAGGTAGTTGCGCTGCGTGGTTACTAGGTAGTTGCGCTGCGTGGTTACTAGGTAGTTGTGCTGTGTGGTTAATAGGTAGTTGCGCTGCGTGGTTAATAGGTAGTTGTGCTGCGTGGTTAATAGGTAGTTGTGCTGCGTGGTTAATAGGTAGTTGTGCTGTGTGGTTAATAGGTAGTTGTGCTGCGTGGTTACTAGGTAGTTGTGCTGCGTGGTTAATAGGTAGTTGTGCTGCGTGGTTAATAGGTAGTTGTGCTGCGTGGTTACTAGGTAGTTGTGCTGCGTGGTTACTAGGTAGTTGCGCTGCATGGTTACTAGGTAGTTGCGCTGCATGGTTACTAGGTAGTTGCGCTGCATGGTTACTAGGTAGTTGCGCTGCGTGGTTAATAGGTAGTTGTGCTACATGGTTAATAGGTAGTTGTGCTGCATGGTTACTAGGTAGTTGTGCTGTGTGGTTAATAGGTAGTTGCGCTGCGTGGTTACTAGGTAGTTGCGCTGCATGATTACTAGCTAGTTGTGCTGCATGGTTACTAGGTAGTTGTGCTGTGTGGTTAATAGGTAGTTGCGCTGCGTGGTTACTAGGTAGTTGCGCTGCGTGGTTACTAGGTAGTTGTGCTGTGTGGTTAATAGGTAGTTGCGCTGCGTGGTTACTAGGTAGTTGTGCTGTGTGGTTAATAGCTAGTTGTGCTGCATGGTTACTAGGTAGTTGCGCTGCGTGGTTACTAGGTAGTTGTGCTACATGGTTACTAGGTAGTTGCGCTGCATGGTTACTAGGTAGTTGCGCTGCATGAATACTAGGTTGTTGCTAGGAGCTCGTGAAGACACAGTTAAAACCAGACAATGATGCAACAATTCCTCTACAACAATTAGCTTTCAGCCATTCAGAATTTAAAGAAGTTTTAGATCTGCACCTCTCCTAAAGTACCTTAATATTTCTAAGTTTGAATCCAGGTGCCATGTTGAAGTATGTAAGCTGGAGTCCAAATCAGAGTCCAAAGTCATTCTTAAGAGAAtaatgaagggggaaaaaaagctgttGGTAACATGACTGTGCTAACTTTCATATAGCCCATGAACAATGTTCCATCATTTTGTCACATACATTGTTTGAGTCACTGTGATTCTAGCGAATTGATTACGAGTGATTTCAATTGTCAGTTTTGTGTCCCTCCACCCCAcccttttcctcccttttttctttAGTGTGTACTGCAAGCAGGGCTGTGCCGTTGCCAAGGCTAACAAAACAGTAGCCCAGGTAATGAAGCAGTTGCAAGTGTGGGGGCAGTGCTTTCTTTGCTGTAAGATCTTCTTCAGTCAAGATGAAATTGAGAGACACAGAGGTTCAACCCAGCATGATGTGGCGGTCAACGAAACTATGCAAATAGCAATTCTGCAGTACTGCAGGTTCAGTGAAATTCAACATGGCAAAAGGGCAAAAAAGAGGCCGGAGAAAAGGTTGTCCACAGACCCTGACACATCACACCACAGgagcatgaaaaaaaaagaatccgCAGAATTCCCGGACAAGCGGCAGAGGCTTCGCCCAAGCGAAAACTCGTGCGTTAGCAGTGCCTGTGACTTGGTGCTAGCATGGTTCTGTGAGTGTGGTCTGCGCTTCTCAGAAGAGGCTGCAGCCAGTAACCATCTCT encodes the following:
- the znf451 gene encoding E3 SUMO-protein ligase ZNF451, with translation MLSPSEMDEDEAEEEVEFVSEGPIRPVLECINLLSDSEEEAGTRTTDAIEDEVNRQKAQVTSTLERLARQVAEGKKEKADKFRAFKEKQISQRTHGQQEIALSSENGNSEDAKRCVDMWLKMPGIRPGGTTAGSNGRHGHTSYRSNMSTSLTCPVLNCGRVYDNVHLLEGHLKRFDHSPCDPTINLKGGPSERFACVACGQHFDTEEAWRVHVQSKVFSPSAEGHTISQPCQLIVCFACPACYLLFNIRDECLQHMSAKNHFTQSFPMNATSGRALPIPIPQHAKNHLVTLCKDVHFSVYCSMCYKVLNSHQVAQAHFNVYCKQGCAVAKANKTVAQVMKQLQVWGQCFLCCKIFFSQDEIERHRGSTQHDVAVNETMQIAILQYCRFSEIQHGKRAKKRPEKRLSTDPDTSHHRSMKKKESAEFPDKRQRLRPSENSCVSSACDLVLAWFCECGLRFSEEAAASNHLLAVNQIFHQCGVCGKLMGESSIARLHMSRFHGGAHLSNLLYRCRLCKVDMPRYEDILSHVSEAHTGHTYFVEREVPEELNAVSDAKPSTSGSLNLHANSKSTVQPTTAGVPAAKSKPNWMCRICEDLFDSEAAVHRHCSDVTSHSFQRFVCCHCPQKFFKASTVHRHCMNEHSGQIKMSHFCGLCDSMPFDSEGEFLEHYERLHSKDYYCMDDDARPAVPYVPGQVERMCPCNGSEICKDERKAIYKKCMKNLAAEGKCQYVCAPCGVTVSSFAKIKTHVHMTHTALELKKTFDVECGVCQGSFMDVNSFHKHYHSQHCPLEPCFSSHAGGSGEAAESTAAKTPNAAETKPDLNEINGGKLDKFLSPVKAVKDTGAHEDESDEEMKHSLALSAEAKESKDLEEALRRSLLDF